Within the Maribacter sp. BPC-D8 genome, the region GCCACGAGTGTCGGTAGGTATTGCAAAACTTGTATCAAAATCCTTAACGGCATTTTGATCCGTAATCGTTTGCAAAGTTTGAGCATTTGTAAAGCTACCACTGGCATCAGACAATTCGAGAATAAACTCGTTGTCTGCATTGGCGGTACCTATCCAGGTAATATTGACAAAATATTCGTTGAATCCGCCATTACCTGCACATACGGCAGACCACGGAGTACTACCTGACAGGTTCGGATTGTCTGCAGGTTCTGGAGCATTAATTACTATTGCTTGCGCAGATAATTGAAAAGCGCAGAATAGCATGGATAGTGCTGTAAATACGGTAAGTTTGTTCAAAGTTTTCATATGCATTTGTAGTTATGGGGGCCACTACGGTTGAAAAGTTGGTTAATAAGTTTTTCCGTTCACAACATTTCTTAGACAAATATGTCATTAAATACGACGAAGTGGAACTTTATGTTGTCGGAAGGAAGATTTCTGTTGTGAAACTCATTTTATGTAAGGTGTATGTATTTTAAACCTTCCAATTAAGCCAATTTTGCTACTTTTGTACCCTGAAAAATAATGACATGAGTGAGACATCGAAGTCTTTGAATTTTATTGAACAAATTGTTGAAGAGGACTTGGTAAATGGTTATACCAAAGACGAATTACGTTTTCGTTTTCCTCCAGAGCCTAATGGTTACCTTCATATTGGGCATGCAAGCTCTATTTGCTTAAACTTTGGTTTAGGTCTTAGATATAATGCACCTGTAAACCTGAGATTTGACGATACCAACCCAGCAAAAGAGGAGCAAGAATTTGTAGATGCCATCAAAAAGGATGTAGAATGGTTAGGTTTTAAGTGGGATACCGAACGGTATGCGTCTGATTATTTCCAACAATTATATGATTGGGCTATTGAATTGGTTAAACAGGGTAAAGCTTATGTCGATAATCAATCTTCTGAAGATATGGCCACTCAAAAAGGCACACCTACAGAACCAGGCACTGATAGTCCGAATAGAAATAGATCTATAGAAGAGAATTTAGAACTCTTTGAAAAGATGAAAAACGGAGACTTTAAAGAAGGTACTCATGTATTAAGAGCCAAAATAGATATGGCTTCTTCTAATATGTTAATGAGAGACCCTATTATGTATCGTATACTGCATAAAGCACACCACAGAACAAATACCGATTGGTGTATTTACCCGATGTATGATTGGACACATGGAGAAAGCGATTATATTGAACAAGTATCTCATTCTTTCTGTACGTTAGAATTCGCAATGCATCGTGAGCTATATAACTGGTTTTTAGATCAAGTATATGATGAAACTAAAGTAAGACCTAAACAACGCGAGTTTGCTCGTAGAAATTTAAGTCACACCGTAGTCAGTAAAAGAAAACTGGCGCAATTAGTAGAAAAGGGTGTTGTTGATTCTTGGGACGATCCAAGAATGCCAACCATTTCTGGTTTAAGAAGAAGAGGGTATACTCCAGAATCTATCCGTAATTTTGTAGATACTATAGGTATAGCAAAAAGAGATAACTTAATAGATGTTTCGTTATTAGAGTTTCAAGTACGTGATCATTTAAATAAAATTGCACCAAGAGTTATGGGTGTTTTAGATCCTTTGAAAGTAGTTATTACAAATTACCCAGAAGGTGAAGAAGAGTGGTTAGATGCTGAAAACAATCCTGAAGATGAAAGTGCCGGTTCTAGAAAAGTTCCTTTTTCAAGAGAATTTTATATAGAAAAAGAAGATTTTAGAGAAGAAGCAAACAAGAAGTTTTTCAGATTAAAACTTGGAAAAGAGGTTCGTTTAAAGAATGCATACATTATAAAGGCGGAATCTTGTACAAAAGATACGGATGGGAATATAATAGAGGTACAATGTACGTATGACCCAAAAAGTAAAAGTGGTAGTGGTTCTGAAGAAAGCTTACGTAAAGTAAAAGGAACGTTGCATTGGGTTTCAATAAAACATGCTGTAGAAACCGAAATTCGTTTATACGATCGTTTGTTTACTGATGAAAGTCCGGATACACATAAAGACAAGGATTTTATGGAATTTGTAAATGCAGATTCTTTACAAGTAATTAAAGGATATGTAGAACCTCATCTTAAAGAAGCACAAATTAGAGACCGAGTTCAATTTCAACGCATGGGATATTTTTGTGTTGATCCCGATACAACGGCTGACAATTTAGTATTTAATAGAACCGTAGGTTTACGCGATTCTTGGGCTAAAATTCAATAGATAATCTAGTATAAGTATACCTTATTGTTGAACCTCGGTTTAATTAAGGTTTACTATAAAAAACCACTTGTAGTCAATACGTCTACAAGTGGTTTTCTTTTTTTAGACTAATTGGTATTAATCCAAGTAAAAATACGCGCTAATGGCTTTAAAACAGCCTTTTGGGAAGCCCGATAACTAAAGTAGAATATTACTTAGAACGGAGTCTGAAAAGAATAAAAAAACCCAAGAACAAATGTTCTTGGGTTACATATTAAAAAAATAATCCTACAATTATTTATTCTTTAAGTTTAGGCTTATTGGTTTTTTTCATTGTTTCGCCAATCATATTACTTGCCGTAAAACTAGCTACCATATTATTAAGCATATCACTACCTGCTTGAGGAGAATTAGGTAATAATATTAAATTCGTATTAGTAGCCTCACCAATACTCTGTAGCGTATCATAATGTTGAGTTACCACAATTAATGCAGAAGCTTCTTGAGAATTGATACCTACTTTATTTAATACCTCTACAGACTCTTCTAGACCTCGAGCGATTTCCCTTCTTTGATCTGCAATACCCATACCTTGTAATCTTTTACTTTCTGCCTCGGCTTTTGCTTTCTCTACTATTAAAATACGAGCTGCATCCCCTTCAAACTGCGCAGCAGTTTTTTGACGTTCTGATGCATTAATTCGGTTCATCGCTTCTTTTACTTGTGCATCTGGATCAATATCGGTAACCAAGGTTTTAATAATATCGAAACCATAATCTAACATTGCCTGTTGCAATTCTGATTTTACTGCAATAGCAATATCATCTTTTTTAACAAAAACATCATCCAATTTCATTTTAGGTACTTCTGCCCTAACTACATCGAATACATAAGAAGTAATTTGTTCATGCGGATATTCTAATTGGTAATATGCTTCATAAACCTTTTCTTTAATTACAACATATTGTACCGATACTTTTAGTTTCACAAAAACATCATCTAGCGTTTTTGTTTCTATAATAACATCTAATTGCTGAATTTTCAAACCTATTCTTGCGGCTATTCGTTGAACAAACGGAATTTTAAACTGAATACCAGATTGTCTAACACTGGTGAACTTTCCGAAAGTTTCTATTAAAACAGCAGTTTGTTGTTTTACAATAAATACACCCGATAGAATAGTGAAAATCACTAAAAACGCAATCGGAATCCAAATAAATGAGCCCATGATTTCTTATTTTAAAGTTAATATTGGAAGATACTAAATGCCTTCATACTATTAGTAGCATTTATTCCATATTTGTTACAGATTCATGGCTATAACTACATAATCTTCAATTTATATAGTGATTGCCATTTCTAATCCATCGACACAATTGAATTTCTAACACAAATAACTCCGTTTTCGATTACTTAATTTAGACCTGAACAAAACACCTAAACGATGCTTATCTCTATCAATCCGAAATTACCAATGCGAAACAGAAATGTAACCATAGACTATTATGTTAATTCGCTCGGTTTTAAAAAAGTAGGCGCCATTGATTATCCTGAGTATTTAATGATAGAAAAAGATGACATCGAAATACACTTCTTTTTATTCGAAGCCCTAAATCCAAAAGAATATTATGGTCAAGTATATATACGTACCAATGATATTGACACCCTATACCAATCGTTATTAAACGCTAATATAACTATACACCCTAATGGAAAGCTAACAATGAAGCCTTGGAAACAAAAGGAATTTTCTCTTTTAGATCCCGACAATAATTTATTAACTTTTGGAGAATCGTTCAACCAATAGGACTATATATAAAAGAATAAGGGAGCTCAAATGAGCTCCCTTATATATAAGTATTCAATGTATCTATTAGATATCAAAACGATCTAAATTCATCACCTTGGTCCATGTTCTACTAAAATCGCGAACAAATTTCTGCTTCGCATCTTCTGTACCATAAACTTCGGCTAAAGCGCGTAGTTCAGAATTAGAACCAAATATTAAATCTGCTCTAGTACCTGTCCATTTAACAGCTCCTGTTTTACGATCACTACCTTCAAACACACTGTCATCATCAGAAGCTGCCTTCCAAGTTGTACCCATATCTAAAAGATTAATAAAGAAATCATTGGTAAGTAAACCAGGCTTGTCAGTAAAAACTCCGTTAGTAGAGCCATCATAATTAGCACCTAGTACACGAAGTCCACCAACTAATGCAGTCATTTCTGGTGCAGTTAAGGTTAATAGGTTCGCTTTGTCAATTAACAATTCTTCTGGCTGAATAGAAATATTCTTATTGGTATAGTTTCTAAATCCGTCAGCAAGTGGTTCAAGTGCATCAAAAGCTTCAATATCTGTTTTCTCTTGTGTCGCATCAGTACGACCTGGGTTAAATGCCACTTTAGTATCGTATCCTGCTAGTTTGGCAGCATTTTCAACGGCAGCAGAACCTGCAAGAACAACTAAATCGGCAAAAGAAACTTTCTTATTACCAGACTGACTATCATTAAACTCTTTCTGAATCTTCTCTAACATAGCAGTAACCTTAGCTAATTGCGTAGGGTTATTCACTTTCCACCCTTTTTGAGGCGCTAAACGAATACGACCACCATTGGCACCACCGCGCTTATCTGACCCTCTATAAGTAGATGCAGAAGCCCAAGCTGTAGCAACTAACTCTGAAGTCGAAAGACCTGAAGACAAAATTGTTTTCTTCAAACTTGCGATATCAGCATCATTAATTAATTCAAAATCAACTGCTGGTACTGGATCTTGCCAAAGTAATTCTTCTTTTGGGACTTCAGGACCTAAATAACGATCAACAGGCCCCATGTCACGGTGCGTTAATTTATACCATGCTCTTGCATATGCATCTTTAAACTCATCTGGATTTTCTAAAAAGTTTCTAGAAATTTCTTCATAAGCTGGATCTATACGTAAAGACATATCTGTTACCAACATAAAAGGTTGGTGGGTTTTACCAGGTATGTGAGCATCAGGCATTTCACCTGCACCGGCATCACCAACCGGCTTATATTGCCAAGCCCCAGCCGGACTCTTTGTTAGCTCCCATTCGAAACCGAATAAATTTTCAAAGAAATAATGACTCCATTTTGTAGGCGTCTGCGTCCAAGCACCTTCTATACCACTCGTAATAGTATCAGCACCAGAACCAGTTCCAAAACTATTCTTCCATCCTAACCCTTGCTCCGTAATATCTGCAGCTGCAGGTTCTGCACTAACATAATCATCAGGATTAGCAGCACCGTGTGTTTTACCAAATGTATGACCACCAGCAATTAACGCCACGGTTTCATAATCATCCATCGCCATTCTTTTGAATGTCTGTCTTATATAATGAGCAGCTTCTAAAGGATCAGGATTTGCATTGTGTCCTTCTGGGTTTACATAAATCAATCCCATATGTGCAGCACCTAAGGGATTTTCTAATTTATCTCCTTTTTCATCATATCGTTCTTTGTTTCCTAACCACTCAGTTTCAGACCCCCAATAAATATCTTCTTCTGGTTGCCATATATCTTCACGACCACCTGCAAAACCGAACATTGGTAAGCCCATACTTTCATGAGCAACATTACCTGTAAGAATTAGCAAATCTGCCCAAGAAATCTTCTTGCCATATTTCTGCTTAATAGGCCATAATAATAATCTTGCCTTATCTAAATTGGCATTGTCTGGCCAGCTATTTAATGGAGCAAAACGTTGGTTACCAGCACTTGCACCACCTCTACCATCAGATATACGGTATGTACCTGCACTATGCCAAGCCATACGAATAAAAAATGGTCCGTAATGCCCGTAATCTGCTGGCCACCAGTCTTGACTAGTAGTCATTAAATCGGTCAAATCTTTCTTAATAGCAGCTAAATCTAAAGATTTAAACTCTTCGGTATAATTGAAATCGTCGTCCATTGGGTCTGCCATTTTCGAATGCAATCTTAATATATTAAGATTCAACATATTTGGCCACCAGTCTCTATTCGTTGTTCCACCACCAGCTGCTTGATGCATTTCGCCATTTAAAAATGGACAATTTGCTGCAGCAGGATCATTAACATCCCAAGCTTCACCTTTATCGTTAGTACTACTCATGATTATATAAATTTT harbors:
- a CDS encoding glutamine--tRNA ligase/YqeY domain fusion protein, producing the protein MSETSKSLNFIEQIVEEDLVNGYTKDELRFRFPPEPNGYLHIGHASSICLNFGLGLRYNAPVNLRFDDTNPAKEEQEFVDAIKKDVEWLGFKWDTERYASDYFQQLYDWAIELVKQGKAYVDNQSSEDMATQKGTPTEPGTDSPNRNRSIEENLELFEKMKNGDFKEGTHVLRAKIDMASSNMLMRDPIMYRILHKAHHRTNTDWCIYPMYDWTHGESDYIEQVSHSFCTLEFAMHRELYNWFLDQVYDETKVRPKQREFARRNLSHTVVSKRKLAQLVEKGVVDSWDDPRMPTISGLRRRGYTPESIRNFVDTIGIAKRDNLIDVSLLEFQVRDHLNKIAPRVMGVLDPLKVVITNYPEGEEEWLDAENNPEDESAGSRKVPFSREFYIEKEDFREEANKKFFRLKLGKEVRLKNAYIIKAESCTKDTDGNIIEVQCTYDPKSKSGSGSEESLRKVKGTLHWVSIKHAVETEIRLYDRLFTDESPDTHKDKDFMEFVNADSLQVIKGYVEPHLKEAQIRDRVQFQRMGYFCVDPDTTADNLVFNRTVGLRDSWAKIQ
- a CDS encoding SPFH domain-containing protein, with the protein product MGSFIWIPIAFLVIFTILSGVFIVKQQTAVLIETFGKFTSVRQSGIQFKIPFVQRIAARIGLKIQQLDVIIETKTLDDVFVKLKVSVQYVVIKEKVYEAYYQLEYPHEQITSYVFDVVRAEVPKMKLDDVFVKKDDIAIAVKSELQQAMLDYGFDIIKTLVTDIDPDAQVKEAMNRINASERQKTAAQFEGDAARILIVEKAKAEAESKRLQGMGIADQRREIARGLEESVEVLNKVGINSQEASALIVVTQHYDTLQSIGEATNTNLILLPNSPQAGSDMLNNMVASFTASNMIGETMKKTNKPKLKE
- a CDS encoding bleomycin resistance protein is translated as MLISINPKLPMRNRNVTIDYYVNSLGFKKVGAIDYPEYLMIEKDDIEIHFFLFEALNPKEYYGQVYIRTNDIDTLYQSLLNANITIHPNGKLTMKPWKQKEFSLLDPDNNLLTFGESFNQ
- the katG gene encoding catalase/peroxidase HPI; translation: MSSTNDKGEAWDVNDPAAANCPFLNGEMHQAAGGGTTNRDWWPNMLNLNILRLHSKMADPMDDDFNYTEEFKSLDLAAIKKDLTDLMTTSQDWWPADYGHYGPFFIRMAWHSAGTYRISDGRGGASAGNQRFAPLNSWPDNANLDKARLLLWPIKQKYGKKISWADLLILTGNVAHESMGLPMFGFAGGREDIWQPEEDIYWGSETEWLGNKERYDEKGDKLENPLGAAHMGLIYVNPEGHNANPDPLEAAHYIRQTFKRMAMDDYETVALIAGGHTFGKTHGAANPDDYVSAEPAAADITEQGLGWKNSFGTGSGADTITSGIEGAWTQTPTKWSHYFFENLFGFEWELTKSPAGAWQYKPVGDAGAGEMPDAHIPGKTHQPFMLVTDMSLRIDPAYEEISRNFLENPDEFKDAYARAWYKLTHRDMGPVDRYLGPEVPKEELLWQDPVPAVDFELINDADIASLKKTILSSGLSTSELVATAWASASTYRGSDKRGGANGGRIRLAPQKGWKVNNPTQLAKVTAMLEKIQKEFNDSQSGNKKVSFADLVVLAGSAAVENAAKLAGYDTKVAFNPGRTDATQEKTDIEAFDALEPLADGFRNYTNKNISIQPEELLIDKANLLTLTAPEMTALVGGLRVLGANYDGSTNGVFTDKPGLLTNDFFINLLDMGTTWKAASDDDSVFEGSDRKTGAVKWTGTRADLIFGSNSELRALAEVYGTEDAKQKFVRDFSRTWTKVMNLDRFDI